The Streptomyces sp. NBC_00440 genome contains a region encoding:
- a CDS encoding IS701 family transposase: protein MRANELAACRGRLEEFAGEVFAPLARADQRVKGGLYLRGLLLDGRRKSMQPMAGRLGVDHQQLQQFMTSSTWPVDTVRAGLARRAVAVVRPQVWVVDDTGFPKDGTSSPGVARQYSGTLGKVGNCQIGVSVHAASDTASCPLSWRLFLPGSWDGAEAAGRRARCRIPDEQQHRPKWRLALDMLDELAALGLRPAVLVADAGYGANADFRHGLEDRGLAYALQVKGEMTAHTESAVPHQPPYGGLGPRPLPRYRTRPISLREHVLAAGRARAVTVTWRKGSKAAMSARFVFLRVRLAGRRPKPAPDGAIALRWLIAQWPEGENEPVKYWISNLPADIPARDLVRLAKLRWHIEHDYRELKTTLGLDHFEGRSFTGWHRHVTLVTAAHLFLTEQRSSPKAPARA from the coding sequence ATGAGGGCGAATGAACTCGCAGCGTGCCGGGGCCGGTTGGAGGAGTTCGCTGGGGAGGTGTTCGCGCCTTTGGCGCGTGCTGATCAGCGGGTGAAGGGCGGGCTGTATCTGCGGGGTCTGTTGCTGGACGGGCGTCGGAAGTCGATGCAGCCGATGGCCGGGCGACTCGGGGTGGACCATCAGCAGTTGCAGCAGTTCATGACGTCGTCGACCTGGCCGGTGGACACGGTTCGTGCCGGATTGGCCCGCCGGGCGGTGGCGGTGGTGCGTCCGCAGGTGTGGGTGGTGGACGACACCGGGTTCCCGAAGGACGGGACGTCCTCGCCCGGGGTAGCCAGGCAGTACTCCGGCACCCTGGGCAAGGTCGGGAACTGCCAGATCGGGGTCAGCGTCCACGCCGCGTCCGACACCGCGTCGTGCCCACTGTCCTGGCGTCTGTTCCTGCCCGGCAGCTGGGACGGGGCCGAAGCTGCCGGCCGTCGGGCCCGCTGCCGCATTCCTGATGAGCAACAGCACCGGCCGAAGTGGCGGCTCGCGCTGGACATGCTCGACGAACTGGCGGCCTTGGGGTTGCGGCCCGCGGTGCTGGTCGCGGACGCCGGCTACGGAGCGAACGCCGACTTCCGCCACGGCCTGGAGGACCGCGGCCTCGCCTACGCCCTGCAGGTCAAGGGCGAGATGACCGCCCATACCGAATCGGCCGTGCCACACCAGCCGCCCTACGGCGGGCTCGGACCGCGTCCGCTGCCCCGCTACCGGACCCGGCCCATCAGCCTGCGCGAACACGTCCTGGCCGCCGGACGTGCACGAGCGGTCACGGTCACCTGGCGCAAGGGCTCCAAAGCAGCCATGTCCGCCCGCTTCGTGTTCCTGCGCGTCCGCCTAGCCGGCCGCCGCCCGAAACCCGCCCCGGACGGTGCCATCGCTCTTCGGTGGTTGATCGCGCAGTGGCCCGAAGGGGAGAACGAGCCGGTCAAGTACTGGATTTCCAACCTTCCGGCCGACATTCCGGCCCGGGACCTCGTCCGCCTCGCGAAACTACGGTGGCACATCGAACACGACTACCGCGAGCTGAAAACGACGCTCGGACTCGACCATTTCGAGGGCCGCTCATTCACCGGCTGGCACCGCCACGTCACCCTCGTCACCGCCGCCCACCTCTTCCTGACCGAACAGCGGTCCTCCCCAAAAGCCCCTGCCAGGGCCTGA